In candidate division WOR-3 bacterium, the genomic window TTGTCCTGATTGATCGCTGTGGGATTTGTCAGGAGATGAAATTCTATTCCTTCGTGTTCTGCGTGGACGATCTCCTCTTTTCTTGCAGGCATTTCGTCTCTGGAACGTCTGTAAACAAGAGAGACTTTTTCGGTTCCGGGCGACCTGAGAGCCGTTCTCGCGCAGTCCATGGCGACATTTCCGCCTCCTACAACGGCGACCCTTCTTCCCCTCGGATTGGGAGTGTCAAAACGCGGAAACATATATGCTTTCATCAGGTTCATTCTGGTGAGATATTCGTTTGCAGAAAATACGCCGGGTGCGTTTTCACCGGGTATGTTCATAAACTTCGGCAGGCCTGCTCCTGTGGCTATATACACGGCGTTGAATCCGAGCTCGTCGAACAGTTCATTTATTGTGAATATTTTGCCAATAACATGATTGGTTTTGAAAATGACTCCGAGTTTTTTCAAATAATCTATTTCCTGGCGGACGATTTCTTTCGGAAGACGGAACTCGGGAATTCCGTATACGAGAACGCCTCCGAGTTCGTGAAGAGCTTCATAGACTACTACTTCGTGGCCGAATTTCACCATCTCGGAAGCCATTGTAAGACCGGACGGACCCGATCCGATGACGGCGACTTTTTTTCCTGTTTTCGGGCATTTTGGCGGGATGTGAACTCCCATGGCTCTCTCGTAATCGGCTACGAATCTTTCGAGATTCCCTATAGCCACAGGTTCTTCGCTTCTTCCAAGTATGCATTTGGCTTCGCATTGTATTTCCTGGGGGCAGACTCTGCCGCAGATGGCGGGCAGCGAGTTGGTCTCCTTTATTTTCCTTATTGCGCCTATCATGTCATTTTCACGTATACAGCCTATGAATTCCTTAATGTCTATGTTTACAGGACAGCCTTCGATGCAGGTCGGCTTTTGACATTGCATGCATCTGTAAGCTTCGAGTGCCGCCTGTTCCATTCGGAGACCAAGAGGAACTTCCTCAAAATTCTTTATTCTTATGTAAGGGTCCTGTTCTGTCATTTTCTGCCTAGGTATGCGGATTTTAAGCCACCCTTCGTCCTCTTTTTCAAGTCCGTGCCAGGTACAGCCCTTTTTCGCGCAAATGTAAAAAGGAAGAAGGCGTGAATATGCCGAAACGAAGATTCTGGCAATTTTATGGTCTCCGAGCTCGCATTTTCTGGTCTCGACTATGAAAGATTGACTGCAATAAGGGCAAAAAATATCATCGGCTGTCGCTCCTTCCGGCATCTCTATCGTCAGCTCGACATCGAAAATATTGAGATAAGGGCTCAGTTTCAGTTTCCCTTTTTTACCTTCGTATTCGATCCCGACCTCAACGAATTCCGTTTGTTTCTGGGGATACTTCTTGTTAAGCCCTCTGTGGCAGTTCGGGCAGTAAGTCTGGAGTTTCGAGCCGTATTTTATGTACTTAAAGTCAGTGATACTGTTCATAGACACCGCCTATCTTATTGAAAAAAGAAGGGATTCCCGTTCCTGGATCATATAAGCTCTCAGCCTTTTCTCGAGTTCGTCGAAATCAACTTTGTGTCCGTCGAAGTCCGGTCCGTCAACACAGGCGAATTTCGTCTTTCCGTCCACCGTGCATCTGCACACTCCGCACATCCCGGTGCCGTCGAGCATAATGGGATTGAGGGAAACGAGGACCGGTATGTAGGGATTTTTTGCTGTTTCGACGCACGCGCGCATCATGGGTGTCGGCCCTATAGCGACAATCTGTTTGACGTCTTTTCTTTTTGAAATGACGTCTTTGAGGACATCGGTTACGAAACCTCTGATGCCGTATGAACCGTCGTCTGTGCAGGTGATAAGCTGGTGGCTGATCTGATTCATTTCTTTTTCCATTATTATCAGAGATTTTGTTCTGGCTCCGATAATTGAAATTATCTCGTTGCCCATTTCATATAATGCTTTTGTCAGATGGTGAAGGATTGCTATACCAGTTCCTCCTCCGACGCAGACGACCGTTCCGTACTTTTCGAGATGGGTCGGTTTGCCGAGAGGACCCACCACGTCTTTTATGTTTTCCCCAATTCCGAGATTCCGCAGTATCGCAGTCGTTTTCCCTATCACCTGAAAAATCAGCGTGATGGTGCCTTCTTCGACGTTTTTATCCGCAACGGTCAGTGGTATTCTTTCCCCTTCATTTGTGGCTTTGACTATTACGAATTGCCCGGGTTTCACTTTTCTAGCTATGTCTTGCGCCTTGACAGTAAACTGGCAAATCGTGTTCTCGGCCATGCTTGTCTTTTCGATAACAGGATACATAAAGCTACTCTACCATTCCAGACTGTCTTCAAGTTCTATGAGTGCGAGATCTTCGTCGCTG contains:
- the gltA gene encoding NADPH-dependent glutamate synthase; protein product: MTEQDPYIRIKNFEEVPLGLRMEQAALEAYRCMQCQKPTCIEGCPVNIDIKEFIGCIRENDMIGAIRKIKETNSLPAICGRVCPQEIQCEAKCILGRSEEPVAIGNLERFVADYERAMGVHIPPKCPKTGKKVAVIGSGPSGLTMASEMVKFGHEVVVYEALHELGGVLVYGIPEFRLPKEIVRQEIDYLKKLGVIFKTNHVIGKIFTINELFDELGFNAVYIATGAGLPKFMNIPGENAPGVFSANEYLTRMNLMKAYMFPRFDTPNPRGRRVAVVGGGNVAMDCARTALRSPGTEKVSLVYRRSRDEMPARKEEIVHAEHEGIEFHLLTNPTAINQDKRGNVSGLTCIKMKLGEPDDSGRRKPEPLEGSDYEIGCDMVIMAIGTGPNEVLFQGTQDMKRNKWGYIDVDPETGKTSLEGVWAGGDIVTGSATVILAMGAAKDAASDIDNYLRKE
- a CDS encoding sulfide/dihydroorotate dehydrogenase-like FAD/NAD-binding protein, with amino-acid sequence MYPVIEKTSMAENTICQFTVKAQDIARKVKPGQFVIVKATNEGERIPLTVADKNVEEGTITLIFQVIGKTTAILRNLGIGENIKDVVGPLGKPTHLEKYGTVVCVGGGTGIAILHHLTKALYEMGNEIISIIGARTKSLIIMEKEMNQISHQLITCTDDGSYGIRGFVTDVLKDVISKRKDVKQIVAIGPTPMMRACVETAKNPYIPVLVSLNPIMLDGTGMCGVCRCTVDGKTKFACVDGPDFDGHKVDFDELEKRLRAYMIQERESLLFSIR